Proteins from a single region of Mucilaginibacter daejeonensis:
- a CDS encoding DUF4833 domain-containing protein, translating to MTKNIRTALVAGFALLTFCAHAQKITTDSLYKLPGNPYRVLPEHVSRLFYVQRTPNDNTIVYELKMGDNGLPDEDEPVHPYWIRYHDKGEKAELNFIQRKFAYGITSKPLGNGRFDIRFVSYKKFPLLLMKGTDGKYHIFATISQRQFIVNRIFVKIEGGSFWVPNVRYVEFKGTDPATGKEVTERFKP from the coding sequence ATGACCAAAAATATTCGAACCGCTTTAGTGGCGGGCTTTGCCCTATTGACCTTTTGCGCACATGCTCAAAAGATAACTACCGACTCTTTGTATAAGCTGCCCGGTAACCCGTACCGTGTACTGCCCGAGCATGTGAGCCGGTTGTTCTACGTGCAGCGTACGCCCAACGATAACACCATCGTTTACGAATTGAAGATGGGCGATAACGGACTTCCAGATGAGGATGAGCCAGTGCATCCGTATTGGATCCGTTATCATGACAAAGGCGAAAAAGCCGAGCTGAACTTCATACAACGCAAATTTGCTTATGGCATCACCTCAAAACCACTGGGTAATGGCCGCTTTGATATCAGATTTGTGTCATACAAAAAATTCCCGCTACTCCTGATGAAGGGTACTGACGGAAAATATCATATCTTCGCAACGATATCTCAACGCCAGTTCATAGTTAACCGTATCTTTGTGAAAATTGAAGGCGGCTCGTTCTGGGTCCCCAATGTGCGTTATGTAGAGTTCAAAGGAACCGACCCGGCGACCGGCAAAGAGGTCACCGAGCGTTTCAAACCCTGA
- a CDS encoding sterol desaturase family protein, whose amino-acid sequence MKKNYVSNSSDSVRMFKSDLLEALSKVHWTVPLYVYIPIIGYLCYLALTHSTVSVMGFFGLFLGGLAFWTFAEYVLHRFVFHYVPKAPWALRIHFIFHGVHHDYPSDALRLVMPPSASIPMATILFLLFNWILPPTYIYSFFPGFLVGYLIYDISHYAIHHFNFKGGMWKRIKQHHMLHHYQDPTKGYGVSSPVWDKVFGSDFIKKAK is encoded by the coding sequence ATGAAAAAGAACTATGTTTCAAATTCGAGCGATAGTGTGCGGATGTTCAAGAGCGACCTTCTGGAAGCTTTGAGCAAAGTTCATTGGACCGTTCCGCTATACGTTTATATCCCGATCATTGGTTACCTGTGCTATCTGGCACTTACGCATAGCACGGTCAGCGTAATGGGCTTTTTTGGCTTGTTCCTGGGAGGCCTGGCATTTTGGACCTTTGCCGAGTATGTACTGCACCGCTTTGTGTTCCATTATGTACCTAAGGCTCCCTGGGCACTACGTATCCACTTTATCTTCCATGGGGTGCATCACGATTACCCAAGTGATGCTTTGCGCCTGGTGATGCCACCATCGGCCAGTATACCTATGGCCACTATCTTGTTCCTGCTCTTTAACTGGATCTTACCTCCTACTTATATCTACTCGTTCTTTCCGGGCTTTTTGGTAGGTTACCTGATCTATGATATATCGCACTATGCGATCCACCATTTCAACTTCAAAGGTGGCATGTGGAAACGCATCAAACAGCATCATATGCTGCACCACTACCAAGACCCGACCAAGGGTTATGGTGTAAGCTCACCAGTGTGGGACAAAGTGTTCGGTTCTGATTTCATTAAGAAAGCCAAATAA
- a CDS encoding phosphatase PAP2 family protein — MSVARIKAPGLNFKDLIMVVLIAAAYVAVSYFVVGFKSDQLVLAGIFISLYTISSITRKFVLGFSIFIVYWIIFDYMKAFPNYNYGHVHIAELYNLEKHFFGIHEAGHILTPNEYWRIHSVTFLDVLTGLFYLCWIPVPLGFATYLFFTRKREFLYFSLTFVVVNLLGFVIYYTYPAAPPWYVQYHGFQFFKATPGNTAGLNKFDQYFHIDLFRSIYSKGSNVFAAMPSLHSSYPLIVVYYGIKNRLGWANLFFITVTIGIWFSAVYTSHHYLLDVLAGILTAAAGIALFNALSKTRSLSLALDRYQAIIQ; from the coding sequence ATGAGCGTTGCTCGCATCAAGGCTCCGGGTTTGAATTTTAAGGACCTTATCATGGTAGTACTCATCGCTGCAGCCTATGTTGCAGTGTCGTACTTTGTGGTGGGCTTCAAAAGCGATCAGCTGGTCCTGGCGGGCATCTTCATCTCTCTGTACACCATATCGAGCATTACGCGTAAGTTCGTTCTAGGATTTAGTATCTTCATCGTTTACTGGATCATCTTCGATTATATGAAGGCGTTCCCCAATTACAACTACGGGCACGTACACATTGCCGAACTATACAACCTCGAAAAGCATTTCTTTGGTATACACGAGGCCGGCCATATCCTTACCCCTAACGAATATTGGCGCATACACAGTGTTACGTTCCTTGACGTGCTGACGGGGCTCTTTTACCTTTGCTGGATCCCGGTGCCACTTGGCTTCGCTACCTATTTATTCTTCACTCGTAAAAGGGAGTTCCTGTACTTCTCGCTTACTTTTGTGGTAGTAAATCTTTTGGGGTTCGTTATATACTACACTTATCCGGCAGCACCGCCCTGGTATGTCCAGTATCATGGCTTCCAGTTCTTCAAGGCTACTCCTGGCAATACTGCAGGATTGAATAAATTTGATCAGTATTTCCACATCGACCTCTTTAGATCTATATATTCAAAAGGCTCTAATGTGTTCGCCGCCATGCCGTCGCTGCACTCCAGCTACCCACTTATCGTGGTATATTATGGTATCAAGAACCGTTTGGGATGGGCAAATCTTTTCTTTATCACTGTGACCATAGGTATTTGGTTCTCAGCAGTGTATACCAGTCACCACTACCTGCTTGATGTGCTGGCAGGTATCCTTACCGCGGCGGCCGGGATAGCGCTGTTCAATGCGCTAAGCAAGACCCGATCACTCTCTTTGGCTCTTGACAGATATCAAGCTATCATTCAATAA
- a CDS encoding RluA family pseudouridine synthase: MKIPKFADLIIYEDDSVIVVNKPPFISSLDERGDGSSEVSMLRLARNYWDDVQICHRLDKETSGALIFAKTPEAYRSVSMQFEHRKVKKVYHAVIEGTHVFEDLLVDLPILNTGKGTVSISRQDGKRAETWFKSIQYFKHYTLVECRPVTGRMHQIRIHLATQRASIAGDETYKGKAVFLSALKRKYVLGKDQEELPIMKRFALHAFEVTFKAHNDQELTIHAPYPKDFDTLLKLLTKFDS; the protein is encoded by the coding sequence ATGAAGATACCAAAGTTCGCCGACCTGATAATTTATGAAGATGATAGTGTGATCGTGGTGAACAAACCACCGTTCATCAGCTCATTGGACGAGCGTGGCGACGGCAGCAGCGAGGTAAGTATGCTACGCCTGGCGCGTAATTATTGGGACGATGTACAGATATGTCATCGGTTGGATAAAGAGACCTCAGGAGCGCTTATATTCGCTAAGACGCCTGAAGCTTACCGGTCGGTGTCTATGCAGTTCGAGCACCGTAAGGTGAAAAAGGTCTATCACGCGGTTATAGAAGGCACCCATGTGTTCGAGGACCTCCTCGTAGACCTGCCTATCCTGAACACTGGTAAAGGCACTGTATCTATTAGCCGCCAAGATGGTAAACGTGCCGAGACGTGGTTCAAGTCGATACAGTACTTCAAACACTATACGTTAGTGGAATGCAGGCCTGTTACCGGCCGTATGCACCAGATCCGTATACATTTAGCCACTCAGCGTGCATCGATAGCAGGGGATGAGACGTATAAAGGTAAGGCGGTGTTCCTGTCTGCCTTAAAGCGTAAATATGTGTTAGGTAAAGATCAGGAGGAATTGCCGATCATGAAACGTTTTGCGCTGCACGCCTTTGAGGTAACATTTAAGGCGCATAACGATCAGGAACTGACCATCCATGCGCCTTATCCAAAAGACTTTGATACGTTGCTTAAGTTGCTGACCAAATTCGACAGCTAA
- a CDS encoding response regulator transcription factor produces the protein MSTPAKQKILIVDDEPDILELIEYNLKKEGYQVHLAHNGQEAVAEAKKVSPDLIVLDIMMPKMDGIEACRIMRTMPEFKNTFMVFLTARSEEYSEIAGFNVGADDYIAKPIKPRALVSRINAILRRNTGTEEISDNKLEVGDLVIDRESYLVYQNGNKVVLAKKEFELLYLLASKPGKVYTREVILKNIWEDSVVVTNRTIDVHIRKLREKLGENYVSTVKGVGYKFEYV, from the coding sequence ATGAGCACACCCGCTAAACAAAAGATCCTTATTGTTGATGACGAGCCGGATATTTTAGAGTTAATAGAATACAACCTGAAGAAGGAAGGTTACCAAGTACACTTGGCACACAACGGACAAGAGGCTGTTGCTGAGGCCAAAAAAGTATCGCCTGACCTGATCGTGCTCGATATCATGATGCCTAAGATGGACGGGATCGAAGCCTGCCGCATTATGCGCACCATGCCTGAGTTCAAAAATACCTTTATGGTGTTCCTGACCGCACGCAGTGAAGAATATTCGGAGATAGCCGGCTTCAATGTTGGGGCTGACGACTATATAGCCAAACCGATCAAACCACGGGCGTTAGTGAGCCGCATCAATGCCATCCTTCGTCGTAATACTGGCACTGAAGAGATATCGGACAACAAACTGGAGGTAGGCGACCTGGTGATCGATCGCGAGAGTTACCTGGTGTACCAAAATGGCAACAAAGTAGTACTGGCTAAAAAGGAATTCGAGCTGCTTTACCTGTTAGCGTCAAAACCGGGAAAAGTTTACACACGTGAGGTCATTCTCAAAAATATTTGGGAAGACTCAGTGGTAGTGACCAACCGTACTATTGACGTCCACATCCGTAAATTACGTGAGAAACTGGGTGAGAACTACGTATCTACCGTTAAAGGGGTAGGCTATAAATTTGAATATGTATAG
- a CDS encoding TlpA disulfide reductase family protein — translation MKKQIMAVGLAGAMLGLYSCKDNKAFTIEGEVKNAGSTNIVYLLGSVANPADNTVQINKLDSAKIQDGKFQFKHSSPDADLFKLQMGKGTEGAIFDVIAQNGETIKFEADLKDPMHSYEISGSDESEKIKEYNTFNNKYGVKSTALVTEYQAKSQAVTTDKGRDSLLSIYRPKFEEVMGGLSQEVIKFMNANKNSLAAFYAAMSLDPLKYEKELVAYADEIKGKFDTNPAVQQFIKQMEAAKPLSIGHKAPDFTINSLDGKPIKLSDYKGKYVMVDFWASWCPPCRAENPNVVKLYNQYKGKGLNILGISLDDNKADWQAAIATDKLTWTHASDLKKFDGPTEKLYHIEAIPSNFIIDPQGNIIAKNVSGNDLAQFLNTTFSKL, via the coding sequence ATGAAAAAACAGATCATGGCCGTTGGCCTGGCCGGCGCAATGCTTGGCCTATACTCATGTAAAGATAATAAGGCCTTCACCATAGAGGGGGAGGTGAAGAACGCAGGTAGCACCAACATAGTATACCTGTTAGGTAGTGTAGCTAACCCGGCCGACAATACGGTGCAGATCAACAAGCTTGATTCGGCCAAGATACAAGACGGCAAATTTCAGTTTAAGCACAGTTCACCTGATGCCGATCTGTTCAAACTGCAAATGGGCAAAGGCACAGAAGGAGCCATATTTGATGTGATCGCCCAGAATGGTGAAACGATCAAGTTCGAGGCCGACCTGAAAGACCCGATGCACAGTTACGAGATATCGGGCTCGGATGAATCGGAAAAGATCAAGGAGTACAACACTTTCAATAACAAATACGGCGTTAAAAGCACGGCATTGGTGACCGAGTATCAGGCTAAGTCGCAAGCGGTGACCACCGACAAAGGTCGTGATTCATTGTTGAGCATCTATCGTCCTAAATTTGAAGAGGTGATGGGCGGCCTGAGCCAGGAAGTGATCAAATTCATGAACGCCAACAAGAACTCCTTAGCAGCTTTCTACGCGGCTATGTCATTAGACCCATTAAAATATGAGAAGGAACTGGTAGCCTACGCTGATGAGATCAAAGGTAAATTTGATACCAACCCGGCCGTTCAGCAATTCATTAAACAAATGGAAGCGGCCAAGCCGTTGTCTATCGGTCACAAAGCACCTGACTTTACCATCAACAGCCTGGATGGCAAGCCGATCAAGCTTTCAGATTATAAAGGTAAGTATGTGATGGTCGATTTTTGGGCTTCATGGTGCCCTCCGTGCCGCGCAGAGAACCCGAATGTTGTGAAGTTATATAACCAATATAAAGGCAAGGGTTTGAATATATTAGGTATCTCTTTGGATGATAATAAAGCAGATTGGCAAGCCGCTATAGCCACTGATAAGCTGACCTGGACACATGCCTCTGACCTAAAAAAGTTCGATGGCCCAACGGAGAAGCTTTATCATATCGAAGCTATCCCATCTAACTTTATCATCGATCCGCAAGGTAACATCATTGCCAAAAATGTTTCGGGTAATGACCTGGCTCAATTCTTAAATACAACCTTTTCTAAACTTTAA
- the gatB gene encoding Asp-tRNA(Asn)/Glu-tRNA(Gln) amidotransferase subunit GatB gives MIDQNIEVSQKYELVVGLEVHAQLATQSKIFASDSAAFGAAPNEHISTVSLGHPGTLPYLNEKVVEYAVKLGFACKGMINQHNSFARKNYFYADLPKGYQISQDQQPIIIGGQVNIKLQDGTTRSVAIHHIHMEEDAGKSIHDQHDTHSLIDLNRAGVPLLEIVSEPDLHSAEEAGAYLTEMRKMLRYLGICDGNMEEGSMRCDANISVRLKGSTTLGNRCEVKNLNSIRNVQRAIEHEFLRQVNIIEAGGHIDQNTLNFDADTGETSVLRSKEMANDYRYFPEPDLQPLHLTKEYLDEVRRSMPAMPEELHKRYTAKLGLSDYDASVITADHDVVNYFEQLIAQTSNYKAAVHWLMGTVRSYMNEHHLTIDTLPLTPPQLAGLIKLIDEGKVNNTVASQKIFPALLQDVNATAEQVATEQNLLISNDGNELDVFIQEALAKFPDKVTEYRKGKKGVLGLFMGEIMKRSKGKIDPQKTNELLIKALQN, from the coding sequence ATGATAGACCAGAATATCGAAGTAAGCCAAAAGTATGAGCTGGTAGTCGGATTAGAGGTACATGCCCAATTAGCTACCCAAAGCAAGATCTTTGCATCAGACAGTGCCGCGTTCGGCGCAGCGCCTAATGAACACATCAGTACGGTATCGTTAGGGCATCCGGGCACTTTACCTTATCTGAACGAAAAAGTGGTAGAGTATGCCGTTAAATTAGGATTTGCCTGTAAAGGTATGATCAATCAGCATAATAGCTTTGCCCGCAAAAATTACTTTTATGCCGATCTGCCCAAGGGCTATCAGATCAGTCAAGATCAGCAGCCCATTATCATTGGCGGTCAGGTGAACATCAAATTACAAGATGGCACTACCCGGTCGGTGGCGATCCATCATATTCATATGGAAGAGGATGCCGGTAAAAGTATCCACGACCAGCACGACACCCATTCGCTGATCGATCTGAACCGTGCCGGTGTGCCGTTGCTCGAGATCGTATCGGAGCCTGATCTGCACAGCGCCGAGGAGGCAGGTGCCTACCTTACCGAGATGCGCAAGATGCTCCGCTATTTGGGCATTTGCGATGGTAACATGGAAGAAGGCAGCATGCGCTGCGACGCCAACATATCAGTAAGACTTAAAGGCTCTACCACATTGGGCAACCGCTGCGAGGTGAAGAACCTGAACTCCATCCGCAACGTACAGCGGGCTATAGAGCATGAATTCCTGAGGCAGGTCAATATTATTGAGGCGGGTGGTCACATCGACCAGAACACGCTCAACTTTGATGCTGATACCGGCGAAACATCGGTACTACGCTCTAAGGAAATGGCTAATGATTACCGTTACTTCCCTGAGCCTGACCTTCAGCCTTTGCATCTTACCAAAGAATATTTGGACGAGGTGCGCCGCTCAATGCCGGCCATGCCTGAGGAATTGCATAAACGATACACGGCTAAATTGGGCCTGTCAGATTATGACGCCTCAGTGATCACTGCCGATCATGATGTGGTGAACTATTTTGAACAGCTGATCGCGCAGACGAGCAATTACAAAGCGGCGGTTCACTGGTTGATGGGCACCGTGCGCTCATATATGAACGAGCACCATTTGACCATTGATACCTTGCCACTTACACCTCCTCAATTGGCAGGGTTGATCAAGCTGATCGATGAAGGTAAGGTGAACAACACAGTGGCGTCGCAAAAGATATTTCCGGCTTTGCTGCAGGATGTTAACGCCACTGCCGAACAGGTAGCTACCGAACAGAATTTATTGATCAGTAATGATGGCAATGAGTTGGATGTATTCATACAAGAGGCGCTGGCCAAGTTCCCTGATAAGGTGACCGAATACCGAAAAGGGAAAAAAGGCGTTTTAGGTCTGTTCATGGGCGAGATCATGAAACGCTCCAAAGGCAAGATCGATCCGCAAAAGACCAATGAATTACTGATCAAAGCATTACAGAACTAA
- a CDS encoding fatty acid desaturase family protein codes for MRTDTLPKPAFKKAGADDFFKELNQEVHQRVLNNRRIQEVIKFKSVFLVILFFGLYACILKFGNYRPYLFTFYILTGLTMIMVFLNGFHDAAHGAVFSNRRSNELYTYVLELFGSNSYIWKKRHLLLHHPYPNLQHWDIDVKQSDIVRIFPESPRFSYHRYQHFYMWFLYLFYTLNWLLVRDFKDFFGTKDNYLKRVTNIPTIEYIKLFAAKLMNLTMMLVLPMIVLQQPWYMVLLAFLTMHFMSSGFGVMALLSTHADEDAEFPLPPENGSMDMTWAMYQISETKDFSPNSKLANFLFGGFNHHVAHHLFPTVAHTYYPAITPIIREYAEKYKLPYRSYPLSEAVRSHFMLLKKSGSNENLFTSGEL; via the coding sequence ATGAGAACTGATACTTTGCCCAAACCCGCTTTCAAAAAAGCAGGTGCTGATGATTTTTTCAAAGAACTGAATCAAGAAGTACATCAACGTGTACTTAACAACCGCCGCATACAAGAGGTGATCAAGTTCAAGTCGGTATTCCTCGTGATCCTCTTTTTTGGCCTCTATGCCTGTATACTCAAGTTCGGCAACTATAGGCCTTACCTGTTCACGTTCTATATACTTACCGGACTGACCATGATCATGGTGTTTCTGAATGGCTTTCACGATGCCGCTCACGGTGCGGTTTTCAGTAACCGCCGCTCTAACGAGCTTTACACCTACGTATTGGAACTATTTGGCAGCAATAGCTATATATGGAAAAAACGCCACCTGCTGCTACACCATCCTTATCCCAATCTACAGCACTGGGATATCGATGTAAAGCAGAGCGACATTGTCCGCATCTTTCCGGAGAGCCCAAGGTTCAGCTACCATCGGTACCAGCATTTTTATATGTGGTTCCTTTACCTGTTCTATACCTTAAATTGGCTGCTGGTAAGGGACTTCAAGGATTTCTTCGGTACGAAGGACAACTACCTGAAACGAGTGACCAACATCCCTACCATTGAGTATATAAAACTATTTGCGGCCAAGCTCATGAATTTGACCATGATGCTTGTGTTGCCCATGATCGTGCTGCAACAACCGTGGTACATGGTACTGTTGGCATTCCTGACCATGCACTTCATGTCGAGCGGGTTTGGCGTGATGGCCTTACTAAGCACACATGCCGATGAGGATGCGGAGTTTCCCCTTCCACCGGAAAATGGCTCGATGGATATGACCTGGGCCATGTACCAGATCAGCGAGACAAAAGATTTTAGTCCGAACAGTAAATTGGCCAACTTCCTTTTCGGAGGTTTTAACCATCATGTGGCCCATCACTTGTTTCCTACGGTGGCTCACACTTACTACCCCGCCATTACCCCGATCATTCGCGAATATGCTGAAAAGTACAAGCTACCTTACCGGTCATATCCATTAAGTGAAGCGGTAAGATCACACTTCATGCTATTAAAGAAGAGCGGCAGCAATGAAAATCTGTTTACCAGCGGTGAACTGTGA
- a CDS encoding AMP nucleosidase, with protein MNEEIEIKKDPNIVEQAKTVKEVSSPVKSGLKTKESIVANWLPRYTGRQLKDFGEYIILTNFSKYLQLFSEWNGNEPIMGLDKPMQSVTANGMTIINFGMGSSVAATVMDLLTAIKPKAVIFLGKCGGLKKKNAVGDLILPIAAIRGEGTSTDYMPAEVPALPSFALQKAISTTIRDFSRDYWTGTCYTTNRRVWEHDKEFKKYLKSLRAMAIDMETATIFTTGFANKIPTGALLLVSDQPMIPEGVKTAESDSKVTEQYVETHLKVGIESLKQLINNGLTVKHLKF; from the coding sequence ATGAATGAAGAAATAGAAATTAAGAAAGATCCGAACATCGTAGAACAAGCCAAGACCGTTAAAGAAGTAAGCTCACCCGTTAAAAGTGGATTGAAGACCAAAGAATCGATCGTAGCCAACTGGCTGCCACGCTATACCGGCCGTCAGTTGAAAGATTTTGGTGAATATATCATCCTGACCAACTTCTCTAAATACCTGCAATTATTTTCAGAATGGAACGGCAACGAGCCGATCATGGGTTTGGATAAGCCGATGCAAAGCGTTACCGCCAATGGTATGACCATCATCAATTTTGGTATGGGCAGCTCGGTAGCCGCTACGGTAATGGACCTGCTTACCGCCATCAAACCAAAAGCCGTTATATTTTTAGGTAAATGTGGGGGATTGAAAAAGAAGAACGCCGTGGGTGACCTGATTCTGCCTATCGCTGCCATCAGAGGCGAAGGTACCTCTACAGACTATATGCCCGCCGAAGTGCCTGCACTGCCATCATTCGCCTTGCAGAAAGCGATATCCACCACCATCCGTGATTTTTCACGCGATTACTGGACAGGCACTTGTTACACCACAAACCGCCGCGTGTGGGAGCACGACAAGGAGTTTAAAAAATATTTAAAGAGCCTGCGGGCCATGGCAATAGATATGGAAACGGCTACGATCTTTACAACTGGTTTCGCCAATAAGATCCCGACCGGCGCTTTGTTACTGGTATCTGACCAGCCAATGATACCGGAAGGGGTGAAGACCGCAGAAAGTGATTCGAAAGTGACCGAGCAATACGTAGAGACCCACCTGAAAGTGGGTATCGAATCGTTAAAGCAGCTTATCAACAACGGACTTACCGTAAAGCACTTAAAGTTCTGA
- the clpX gene encoding ATP-dependent Clp protease ATP-binding subunit ClpX translates to MTKNSKEIRCSFCGAGKQDSLMLIAGLDAHICDKCVNQANEILAEELKVRKVRSTSSGHTVLKPAEIKSHLDQYVIGQDDAKKVLAVAVYNHYKRLNQRVDKDEVEIEKSNIMMVGETGTGKTLLAKTIAKILNVPFCISDATVLTEAGYVGEDVESILTRLLQAADYDVAAAEKGIVYIDEVDKIARKSDNASITRDVSGEGVQQALLKILEGTMVNVPPQGGRKHPDQKMITVNTSNILFICGGAFDGIDKKIASRLRTQTVGYKMKRDDNEVDIKNLYKYITPQDLKSFGLIPELIGRLPVLTYLNPLDREALHNILTEPKNSLLKQYKKLFEYEGVKLEFDDEVLDFIVDKAMEFKLGARGLRSICEAIMIDAMFEFPSKKDAKRLNVTLDYAREKFEKSDLKKLKVA, encoded by the coding sequence ATGACCAAGAACAGCAAAGAGATCAGGTGTTCGTTTTGTGGAGCCGGAAAGCAGGACTCTCTGATGCTGATAGCCGGCCTTGATGCACACATTTGCGACAAGTGTGTCAATCAGGCCAATGAGATACTTGCCGAAGAACTCAAAGTACGCAAAGTAAGGTCCACCTCCTCTGGGCACACTGTGCTAAAACCAGCCGAGATCAAATCTCATCTGGATCAGTATGTGATCGGTCAGGACGATGCCAAAAAGGTATTGGCCGTAGCGGTGTACAACCATTACAAGCGCCTTAACCAGCGTGTGGATAAGGACGAGGTAGAGATCGAGAAATCGAATATCATGATGGTGGGTGAGACCGGTACCGGTAAGACCTTACTGGCCAAGACCATCGCCAAGATCCTTAACGTTCCATTCTGTATATCTGATGCTACCGTACTGACCGAAGCGGGTTACGTAGGTGAGGATGTGGAAAGTATATTGACCCGCTTATTGCAGGCCGCTGACTATGATGTGGCCGCTGCCGAAAAAGGCATCGTTTACATTGATGAGGTGGATAAGATCGCGCGTAAGAGCGATAACGCTTCCATCACACGCGATGTGTCGGGCGAGGGTGTGCAACAGGCATTGTTAAAGATCCTGGAAGGTACCATGGTGAACGTACCACCACAAGGCGGTCGTAAGCACCCTGATCAGAAAATGATCACGGTGAACACCAGCAACATTCTGTTCATTTGCGGTGGTGCTTTTGATGGTATCGATAAAAAGATCGCAAGTCGTTTGCGCACGCAAACAGTGGGTTACAAGATGAAGCGTGATGATAATGAGGTAGACATTAAAAATCTATATAAGTATATTACCCCGCAGGATCTTAAATCGTTTGGATTGATACCAGAGCTGATCGGTCGTTTACCGGTACTTACCTACCTGAATCCGTTAGACCGTGAGGCACTTCACAACATTTTGACCGAGCCTAAAAATTCGTTGTTAAAGCAGTACAAAAAGCTTTTTGAATACGAAGGTGTGAAGCTTGAGTTCGATGACGAGGTGCTGGACTTCATCGTTGATAAAGCTATGGAGTTCAAACTGGGTGCTCGTGGTCTGCGCTCCATTTGTGAAGCGATCATGATCGATGCGATGTTCGAGTTTCCGTCTAAGAAGGATGCCAAGCGTTTGAACGTGACCTTAGACTATGCCCGTGAGAAATTCGAGAAGTCGGACCTAAAGAAACTCAAGGTAGCCTAG
- the clpP gene encoding ATP-dependent Clp endopeptidase proteolytic subunit ClpP, with translation MNIDKNEFRKYAVKHHRINSLFVDKFISSVEHKMMPTAIANPVGMTPYILEERQLNVQAMDVFSRLMMDRIIFLGDAIYENIANIIQAQLLFLQSADAKRDIQIYINSPGGSVYAGLGIYDTMQFVTNDVATICTGMAASMAAVLLCAGADGKRAALPHSRVMIHQPLGGAQGQASDIEITAREIQKLKKELYEIISKHSGTPYEKVWEASDRDHWMIAEEAKEFGMVDEVLSRNTDK, from the coding sequence ATGAATATCGATAAGAACGAGTTCCGCAAATACGCGGTAAAACACCACCGCATCAACAGCCTGTTCGTTGATAAATTTATCTCGAGCGTTGAGCACAAAATGATGCCTACCGCCATAGCTAATCCGGTTGGCATGACCCCATATATCTTGGAAGAACGTCAGTTGAACGTTCAGGCTATGGACGTGTTCTCACGTTTGATGATGGATCGTATCATCTTTTTAGGCGATGCCATTTATGAGAACATCGCTAACATCATTCAGGCGCAGCTGCTGTTCTTGCAGTCGGCCGATGCCAAGCGTGACATTCAGATCTACATCAACTCGCCAGGTGGTTCGGTATATGCCGGTTTAGGTATCTATGATACTATGCAATTTGTGACCAATGATGTGGCTACGATCTGTACAGGTATGGCCGCGTCAATGGCTGCTGTGTTACTTTGCGCCGGTGCTGATGGCAAGCGTGCTGCCTTACCACACTCACGTGTTATGATCCACCAGCCACTGGGTGGTGCACAAGGTCAGGCCTCTGACATCGAGATCACTGCCCGCGAGATCCAAAAGCTTAAAAAAGAGCTTTACGAGATCATCTCTAAGCATAGCGGTACCCCTTATGAAAAAGTTTGGGAAGCATCTGACCGTGACCACTGGATGATCGCCGAAGAAGCCAAAGAATTTGGCATGGTTGATGAAGTATTGAGCCGTAATACAGATAAATAA